A window from Candidatus Manganitrophaceae bacterium encodes these proteins:
- a CDS encoding type IV pilus twitching motility protein PilT, producing MPQIDTLFKALKEKGASDLHLSPGTPPLMRTQGDLAPLMEQKTTHTGNKTIIYEIMSDAQKKKFDAEHDIDFAYEVPSLQARFRANIFYSRLGISAVFRMIPGKILTVEELGLPASVLKFTDLNKGLVLVTGATGSGKSTTLAAMIDHINKTRKEHILTIEDPVEFVHTSKSCLINQREVGRHTRSFASALRASLREDPDIILVGEMRDLETIELAITAAETGHLVFGTLHTSSAAKTVDRIINVFPTEQQEQIRAMLAESLRGVIAQQLLKTINGKRCAALEILSVTTAASNLIREGKTFQIPSVIQTGKGEGMQSMDQALQALVAAKKVTVNEARKYAVNKGLFPVTP from the coding sequence ATGCCACAAATTGACACGCTTTTTAAAGCCTTGAAAGAGAAGGGGGCCTCCGACCTCCACCTGTCCCCGGGGACCCCCCCCCTGATGCGGACTCAGGGGGACTTGGCTCCGCTCATGGAACAAAAAACGACGCATACGGGCAACAAGACGATTATTTATGAAATTATGAGCGATGCCCAGAAAAAGAAGTTTGATGCGGAGCACGATATTGACTTCGCCTATGAAGTCCCAAGTCTACAGGCACGCTTCCGGGCCAATATTTTTTATAGCCGCCTTGGTATCAGTGCGGTCTTTCGGATGATTCCAGGGAAAATATTAACGGTAGAAGAGCTCGGCCTTCCCGCCAGCGTCTTAAAGTTTACCGATTTAAATAAGGGGCTGGTCTTGGTCACGGGAGCGACGGGAAGCGGAAAATCAACCACGCTCGCCGCGATGATCGATCACATCAACAAGACGAGGAAAGAACATATCCTTACGATAGAAGACCCGGTCGAGTTTGTGCACACCAGTAAGAGCTGCCTCATCAACCAGCGAGAGGTGGGACGACATACGCGGTCTTTTGCCTCAGCCTTGCGCGCATCACTGCGGGAAGATCCCGATATCATTTTGGTCGGTGAGATGCGGGATCTTGAGACCATTGAACTTGCCATTACCGCTGCGGAAACCGGCCACCTGGTCTTTGGAACGCTCCATACAAGCAGCGCGGCAAAAACCGTTGACCGGATCATCAATGTTTTCCCGACAGAACAGCAAGAGCAAATTCGAGCCATGCTGGCGGAATCGCTCAGAGGGGTCATCGCACAGCAACTGCTGAAAACCATTAATGGTAAACGCTGTGCCGCCTTGGAAATCTTATCGGTCACCACGGCCGCTTCAAACCTCATCCGGGAAGGAAAAACCTTCCAGATCCCTTCCGTCATCCAAACAGGAAAAGGGGAAGGAATGCAGTCGATGGATCAGGCGCTTCAGGCCTTGGTTGCGGCAAAAAAAGTCACGGTGAATGAAGCACGCAAGTATGCAGTCAATAAGGGTCTCTTTCCAGTGACCCCCTAG
- a CDS encoding PaaI family thioesterase encodes MAMGIINKDLLPGNDCFGCGHDNAAGLKIEVFRDPENSNQLLGRFQTSRKTIGFPGITHGGAIYTAMDCLASWVPTILRSEIKAAWVLRSANIKYLRPAREGIQISLSGSIVQEGKKGKPLVVQIRACNAKGDRLAEGQFKVVPLSMERFKEIAGIDQLPENWKVLLSDGEPPPLSRDPVYPVDSLENVTEGRD; translated from the coding sequence ATGGCCATGGGAATCATCAACAAAGACCTTCTCCCGGGAAATGACTGCTTTGGTTGCGGACATGACAATGCAGCAGGGCTGAAGATCGAGGTTTTCCGAGACCCAGAAAACAGCAATCAGCTCCTCGGGAGATTTCAGACATCAAGAAAAACCATCGGGTTCCCTGGCATCACGCATGGAGGGGCCATCTACACGGCCATGGACTGCCTCGCTTCCTGGGTGCCAACAATATTACGAAGTGAAATCAAGGCCGCCTGGGTACTCCGTTCGGCAAATATCAAGTACCTTCGACCGGCACGGGAAGGGATTCAGATATCGCTCTCTGGATCGATCGTCCAGGAGGGAAAGAAGGGGAAACCCCTGGTCGTTCAGATCAGGGCCTGTAATGCGAAAGGGGACCGACTCGCGGAAGGACAATTTAAGGTGGTTCCTCTCTCGATGGAAAGGTTCAAGGAGATTGCGGGGATCGACCAACTTCCGGAAAACTGGAAGGTTCTTCTTTCGGATGGAGAACCCCCACCTCTGTCCAGGGACCCAGTGTATCCCGTTGACTCATTAGAAAATGTTACCGAAGGAAGGGATTAA